The Chanos chanos chromosome 6, fChaCha1.1, whole genome shotgun sequence genome includes a region encoding these proteins:
- the LOC115814041 gene encoding butyrophilin subfamily 3 member A2-like, whose protein sequence is MCLCLIKDQVQVVGPAGPLVAVAGEDLVLPCSLKPAISAVDMTVEWSRLHGSDTLVHLYTDHEDRNEKQIQSYRGRTALFKEKLQKGNTSLKLSRVRVFDEGQYKCFIHNKNWQDDVTVEVRVEAVGTEPVITVTGCDDSGRRSLSCESTGWHPEPVVFWLNSEGKGLPAEDTETVRDTEFFSVKQ, encoded by the exons ATGTGTCTATGTCTGATTAAAGATCAGGttcaggttgttggtccagctggtcctcttgttgctgtagctggtgaagacctggttctgccctgttctctcaaacccgccatcagtgctgtggacatgacagtggagtggagtagactccatggatcagacactctagtgcatctgtacacagaccatgaagacagaaatgagaaacagattCAGTCCTATAGAGGGAgaacagcactgtttaaagagaaactgcagaaaggcaacacttcattaaaactctccagagtgagAGTCTTTGATGAAGgacaatataaatgttttattcataataaaaaCTGGCAGGATGATGTGACTGTTGAAGTCAGAGTTGAAG CTGTTGGAACCGAGCCTGTGATCACTGTGACGGGCTGTGATGACTCAGGAAGGCGGAGTCTGTCGTGTGAATCTACAGGTTGGCATCCTGAGCCTGTGGTTTTTTGGCTGAACAGTGAAGGAAAGGGTCTCCCTgcagaggacacagagacagtcagagacacagagtttttctctgtgaaac AATAA